The Sphingomonas aliaeris genomic interval CGTGGGCCGACGAGCGCGTCCTAGCCCGCGACAACAGCGAGGTCAGCTGCACCGTCTCGAAGAGCGGCCTGACGCGCGTGAGCCTCAAGGACGACCGCTTCGCCAGCGTGTCCAAGCTCACCACCGGGGTCGAAAGCGACGACTTCACCGTCGTCAACGAGCCTACACGCGGTGATATCTATCTCTCGGTCCCCGAGGGTTTCTCGCGCCAGCGCGTGTCGTTCTTCGGCACGACCGCGAAGGGCTATGTCTACAAGTTCGCCTGCCGGTTGGGAGGAGACGACGCCCAGCAGGTGTTCGTCGAGAACAAGGACATCGTCGGGGACAACGCTCCGCAGGTAGCCCAAGCCGCGTCCCCGCAGGAGGCGTCCGCCTCGCTCGTTCAGGCGATGTACCAATCGGCGTCCCTCGATGGGTTCGACATCCTGCCGAGCCAGACGGATCCGGTGATGGTCGGGACGCTCAAGGTGCAGATGATCTCCGAGTACCGCGGCGCGGCGCTCGCCGGCCGGGTGCTGAAGATCGAGAACAAGGGCCGCCAGCCCGTAGCGCTCGGTGAGGGCACCATCGCCCCGTCGAACGCGATCGCGGTCAGCGTCGCCAATCCTCAACTCAAGCCGGGAGAGGCGACGACGGCCTACATCGTCACGCCTGCCGGCCTCGCGAACGGAGCCCGGCCATGAGCCTTGCAGACATGTTCAAACGCAAGCCGAAGCAGCTCGACGCCGAGCCCGAGGAGGGCGACGGCTCCGACATGATGGCCGGCAACGAGGCGGTCCGGAAAAAGCAGCTCCTGTATATGTCGGGGGCCGCGGCGGTCGCTCTGGTTCTCGGCTCCTGGTACATCATGGACGACGACAAG includes:
- a CDS encoding type-F conjugative transfer system secretin TraK, which translates into the protein MTPIFAYGLMASGAAVASRWCHLSRGLGAAMMVAGAIALSSPAWADERVLARDNSEVSCTVSKSGLTRVSLKDDRFASVSKLTTGVESDDFTVVNEPTRGDIYLSVPEGFSRQRVSFFGTTAKGYVYKFACRLGGDDAQQVFVENKDIVGDNAPQVAQAASPQEASASLVQAMYQSASLDGFDILPSQTDPVMVGTLKVQMISEYRGAALAGRVLKIENKGRQPVALGEGTIAPSNAIAVSVANPQLKPGEATTAYIVTPAGLANGARP